One genomic window of Microbacterium sp. BH-3-3-3 includes the following:
- the msrA gene encoding peptide-methionine (S)-S-oxide reductase MsrA, translating to MTSGPSDTGEITRRPGTETAVLAGGCFWGVEDLIRRQPGVLDTRVGYTGGQNEHATYRNHPGHAEAVEIVFDPTQTSYRDILAFFFQIHDPSTLNRQGNDVGTSYRSAIFPLSPEQEKVARDTIADVDASGIWPAKAVTTIEAEAAFWEAEPEHQDYLVRIPHGYTCHFVRPGWVLPKREEASA from the coding sequence CACCGAGACCGCCGTCCTCGCGGGCGGCTGCTTCTGGGGTGTCGAAGACCTCATCCGTCGTCAGCCCGGCGTGCTCGACACGCGCGTCGGCTACACCGGCGGGCAGAACGAGCACGCCACCTACCGCAATCACCCGGGGCACGCCGAGGCCGTCGAGATCGTCTTCGATCCCACGCAGACGAGCTACCGCGACATCCTGGCGTTCTTCTTCCAGATCCACGACCCGTCGACGCTGAACCGACAGGGCAACGACGTGGGCACGAGCTACCGCTCGGCGATCTTCCCGCTCTCCCCCGAGCAGGAGAAGGTCGCGCGCGACACGATCGCCGACGTCGACGCCTCGGGCATCTGGCCCGCGAAGGCCGTCACGACGATCGAGGCCGAGGCCGCGTTCTGGGAGGCCGAGCCCGAGCACCAGGACTATCTCGTGCGCATCCCCCACGGCTACACGTGCCACTTCGTGCGCCCCGGTTGGGTGCTCCCGAAGCGCGAGGAAGCCTCCGCGTAA